A segment of the Symmachiella macrocystis genome:
GGCGAGGTGCAATTGCCGGTCGCGCATCTGGTCTGCAACAGCACGCCGCCGGTGGGCGACAAACCATCGCTGATGACCTTCCGCGAAGTCGAAACCTTGTTCCACGAATTTGGCCACGGTTTGCAACATATGCTGACCACAGTCAACGAAGCGGACGCGTCGGGGATCAACGGTGTCGAATGGGATGCGGTCGAATTGCCCAGCCAGTTCATGGAAAATTGGTGCTACCACAAACCGACGTTGATCGGCATGACGTCGCATGTCGAAACGGGAGAACCGCTGCCGGATGAACTGTTCGAGAAAATCTGTGCAGCGCGCAACTTCCGCGCCGGTTCGATGATGCTGCGGCAATTGTCGTTCGGCATCACCGATCTGGAACTGCACAGCAACTTCGATCCCGACGGAACGGAAACCATTTTCGACGTGCAGCGCCGCGTGGCGGAAACCACCTCCGTCTTGCCGCTGCTGCCCGAAGACCGTTTCCTGTGCGCCTTCAGCCACATCTTCGCCGGTGGGTATGCGGCGGGGTATTACAGCTACAAATGGGCCGAAGTCCTCAGCGCCGACGCTTTCTCCGCCTTCGAGGATGCCGGCTTGGAGGACGAAGCCGCCGTCGCCGACACCGGCCGCCGCTTCCGCAACACCATCCTCTCCCAAGGCGGCAGCCGTCACCCCATGGAAGTCTTCGAAGACTTCCGCGGCCGCCAACCGAGTACTGAAGCGCTGTTGCGGCACAATGGGTTGCTGGGGTGAGGACGTGGGGGCGGATGTACCGGCCGTGTTTTCGTGTCTTTCGTAAATTTCGTGGTTCATTGATTACAACCACGAAAGGCACGAAAAAATTGAAATGGCAAGCAACGCCGGGTGGCCCCGAAAGATTCTCTTTCGGGGCGGCGCAGCCGCAGGAGTTTTCTGCGCCGCAGCGCCGTGAAAGTTGAAGCAACGCCTGCCGACTTCGTCGGCCCACAAAGAATCTTTGTGAGCCACCCCGGGGCAGTTATTTGTGCTCTTCTAGCCAGGTTTCAATAGCGCGCAATTGGTCTTGAACTTCAGGCCGATCAAAATACTTGCCCTTGATCAGTTTTCTTTCATCCATGATCTCCTGAAATGTCCTTCCTCCACAACGCGCGCTTTTGTAATCTGCGCCACTTTCGAGGAGGAGTAAAACGACTTCAAAATCGTTTTGTAACGTGGCTACCGTTACCGGAGGACAGTCCAAGCGGTCCGGTTTATTGATATCAGCACCGTATTCAATCAGGAGCTTGATATTGTCGATGTGGCTGCTGGAAATGGCGAAATGAAATGGAGTCCCTTTATTGGGAGGCCCAGAACCAATATTGACTAGATCTGGATTGGCTCCATGCTCCAAGGCTAACTTGAGCCATTTCGGATCCTCTTCTATGGCTGCCCAATGTGTGACAACGCGCTGCTTGCTCATAATGACATTGGGACCCGCACCGCACTCCAAAAGCGCTTTGTAGCTCTCGAAATGTTTCAGGGAGAGTGCGAGAAACAATGGTGTCTCTCCACCGAAGCTACGGATGTCAAGGTCACCACCCGCATTGGAATAGGTTCTGATGGCCGCCGCATCGTTTTGTTCAACAGCGTCCCAAACATTAACGCCTCCGGCAGATCCTCCGCATCCTGTGATGAATATCATGGCCGTCATCAAAACGGCATAAAACCATCTCATGTTTGCACCGTGGTTAAGTAGGGTTATTTTCAACGGAGGAAATTCACGAAAAAAGAATGCGGGCCATGTTCCTATTCCGATTGCTGCCGCTTCCACTCATCCGTCAACAGGCCCGCATAGCCCCAGTCTTCTTCGGCGATTTCCTGAATCACGACATGGATATGTTCCGGTTGCTTTCCCAGCACGCGGACGAGCGAATCGGTCGTGTCTTTGACCAGCTCTGCTTTTTGCTCGCGGGTGGCGCCGCGGGTAATTTGAATGTTTACGTACGGCATCATCAGTTCCTTCGGTTTCTACAAGATGTTTGGGGCTTCACCGTGCCAACATCCCCGTGTCCGTCACAAACCGCTCCGCTGTATCGCGTTCGATCTTTCCAGCATGCAGCAAACGTTTGATCGATTCGTCAAAGGTGATCATCCCGTCGGCGCGGCCGGTGAGGATATTGCGGTCGATGCTGTCGGTTTTGCCGGAGCGGATGGCGCTGGCGATGGGGGAGTTGCGGTAGAGGATCTCTAGGGCCAACTCGCGTTTTTCCCCGCCGGAGCTGGGGAGTAGGTGCTGGCAGATCACGGCTTGCAGACTTTGCGAGAGTTGCCCGCGGATTTCGTTTTGCACGTTTTGCGGAAAGAAATCGGTGTACCGTGAAATCGCCCCCTTGGCATCGCGGGTGTGCAGTGTGGATAACACCAAGTGCCCCGTCTCGGCGGCGCTGAGTGCCATTTGAGCGGTCTGTTTATCGCGGATTTCGCCAACCAAAATCACATCGGGATCCTGCCGCAAACCGTACTTCAAACCATCGGCAAAGGACCGCACATCACGACCGACTTCGCGCTGCGTGATCAACGAACCGCTCCGCGTGGGGAAGACATATTCGATCGGCTCTTCCACGGTGATGATCCGCAGCCCGCTGCCTTGCATCAAGAGATTGATGATCATCGCCAACGAGGTCGTCTTGCCCGCTCCGGTCACGCCGGAAAAGAGCACTAATCCGTTACGGATCTGCGTCAATCGGTCTGCAACTTCGACCGGAAAACCCGCCCATTGAAAACTGGGAATGGCAGTGGGGATCACGCGAAAACAGCCGCCGCAGTGCTCGCCATTCACGAAGTAATTCACGCGAAATCGGCCCCGTTGCCCGGCGATATTCAACTCCAACGCGAAATCGACATTGTGCTCTGCCTCAAACAACTGCCAACGTTCCGGCGGGCACAAGTCGCGCAATGCCGGGGCGACAATCTCATCGGTCAAAACCGGCCCAGGCAATTCCTGCAACCGGCCGTTCAACCGCAACGTCAGCGGATGCCCGACGACCACATGTAAGTCGGAAGCCCCCTGCTCCACCGCCGCCGCCAGCGCGTTACGAAGTACGGCAGTCGTCTCGCGATGTTGCGACAAATGCGGTTCGTTCATGTTGGTTACCGAACGCTAAAGAGCCTGCCCTACGGCAATATGTATCCTGGAGTCATCCCACGGTTGTTCATGACACAGCTATTCAATTTCATCAGTCATTGACCGACATCAGCTCGCCAAAGTATACCGCTGCCATATCTGCTGCAGCGCGTCAGCGGCACCCAACTGTAGCTGATAATCAACCATGGACGAAATGATGGTTTCATCAGGATTGATTTCAATTGTCGGCACACCTCGTCGACGGGCGGCCACTATGGGTTCTTGGATGTAAGGAAACAGACCGCTGGTACCGATGCTGAAGACGACACTGAAGCCGGTTTCCAATTGACGTTGAAGCCTCCGCAACGACTCTTCGGGCAAGGCCTCTTCGAAAAGTACGACGTCTGGACGGAGGATGTCGTCGCAAGCAGGACACCGAGGCGGGATTTGTAAACCAGCCGTCTCATCTAGGTTCCGGCGAAAAGTGCAGCCCATACAGGAGAGTGACCGCATATTGCCGTGTATTTCGATCACGTTGCGTGAACCCGCCGCACGATGAAAACCATCGACATTTTGAGGCAAAGTCCAGACACGGGAGAAATGGCGTTCCATTTCCGCGATAACAGCATGACCCCGGTTGATAGTGGCCCCCTGCGCTGCTGAGGCAATGGCAGCGAGGTACTTCCAAGTCAGTAGCGGATTGGTGCGAATCATCGTTCCGGAAAGGATGGCTTCAATCGGCAACCCGTCTTCCGTGGATTCAACCTCATAGAGCCCCCCAATCCCGCGATACGTCGGTACCCCAGAGTCCGCTGACATTCCCGCTCCAGTCACGAACAGGATGCTCCGGCTTTTGCGAAGTATGCGGACGATCGTATCAATGGTTTGTTGATGTGGCATGGGTGTGACCGGCCAAGGCGTAGTAGAACAATTCGAGCGGCGAGGCTTAGTATAGATTGTAACAAAGCGACTTCAGCGTTTCCCGGTGGCGAGCTTCGGTCTCGGCGATTTGACGCTTCAAGTCTTCTTGGGCTGGTAGGCTGGCTGCCGACTGGAATTGCTGCTCGATTTGCTGCATCTTTTCGTCAAACTCGGTTTGCAAGCTTTCCGCATATCTCCCCGCGCCGCCATAGATAATTCCGGGCATAGGTTTGTACCTCGGTGGGATGACAATGTGTTCGCACTGATCCTTTGTCATACGCGTTTTGTCAGCCGACAGCAAGGTTTTCCCAGTGATTCGTGCGCGCGGGAGGCTGTCAAATTGCTGGATCGGATCAGCGCTGGGACGCATTGGTGGCGCTGATTGAGTTGAGGGGGATCCTTCGTCCTACGCGAGAGAGGTGCGTCGCGACGCACCCTACGCTGTGCGCTATTTGGGTTTGCGCGGGGCGGCGGGGTGCACGAGAACGGCGTCGCTGCCAGCGGCGAACATATCGAGGTTGGCGGGGAGGAACCGTGGTTGTACGACCAATTCGATAGCGGCCTTCCAGGTCGACTCGTCGAAGGGCAAGATGCCGGACAGCGCGCCGAGCATATAAAAATTCAGGCTCCGCGTTTGCTCGGCGTCGTGGGTCGTTTCGGTACCGTCCAGCCACAGGCAGTTGGGATATTTCAGTTCGTCAAACTCCGGCGGCGGTTCGGAGCGGGCGGTGCCGTTGCTATCAATCCAGAAACGGTTGATCAGTGCGGTGCCGTTGTTGTTGAGATACGGCAAGCGTCGCAAGCCTTCTTGCATCTCCAGCGAAACTAAGAAATCAATCGCCCCTTCGCCGCAGACGGGCGAGTGGACTTCTTCGGCGATACGGACTTGGCACCAGACGCTGCCGAAGCGGCGGCTCAATCCGCGGATTTCACTTTTCTTGACGTCCAGCCCCGCTTGCAGGGCGACAGCCGCCAACACATCGCCCGCCAGCAGGATTCCCTGCCCGCCGACGCCGGTGAACATTACGGACGACTCGGTCGTTAGCGTTGCTGATCTCATGAGGGTTGCAACTCAATCAAGTTGGGAGTGGCCGTCAATGAGCGCGGCGCGATCGCATCTTCGGGACAGGCTTGAACACACAACGTGCAACCGATGCACAGATCCTCGTTGATCCGCGCCACCCAATTGTCATCCAGCACCTGCTTTTCGACGGCCAGGCAACCAACTTTCATGCATTCGCCGCATCCCGTACAGGCTTCGGCGGTGACGAAGGCTTGTTGCACGGGGGCTTTGCGTTCGATGAGCAGACAGGGGGCGCGGCTGATGACGACGCTTGGTCCGGGATGCTCCAGTGCGTCGCGGAGAATATCCTCGGTCTCATCCATGTCGTACGGATTGGCGACGCGGATCCACTCGATGCCGATCGCTTCGCACAGCTTTTCGATGTCGATGCCCTGCGACTCGCGGCCTTGTAGGCCTTGGCCGTTGCCAGGATGCCCTTGCAGGCCGGTCATGGCGGTCGTGGAGTTGTCCAGAATGAGAATCGTGATCTGCCCCTTATTGTAGACCACATCCATCAACGCGGGAATGCCGGAGTGCAATAACGTGCCGTCACCAATGACCGCTAAAATCCGACCTTGGCCTTTGTTCTTGAGCGCCTTTTCCATGCCCAAGGCAGTGCCGATGCTGGCCCCCATGCAGACAACCGTATCGATGCCATTCCAGGGGGCGAACGATCCGAGCGTGTAGCAGCCGATGTCACCGGCGACTGTCACACCCAATTTGGAAACCACTGAAAAGATGCCCAAGTATTGGCAGCCAGGGCAGATGCGTGGGGCGCGGCCGGGGACCTCGGGGTCGCCATTTTCGATCGGTTGCGGAACACCAGCGGCGAAACTTGCCAAAATCCGCTGCGGAGTCAACTCGCCGACGCGGGGGATCCAACTCTTGCCTTCGACTTCGATTCCCAGTGCGCGAATATGCTCTTCGAGAAACGGGTCGAGTTCTTCGATGACCAACAACCGGTCGACCTTCGACGCGAAATCGCGAATCGATTCGGCCGGCAGCGGGTAGGTCATGCCCAATTTCAAGACCGACGCTTCCGGAAACGCTTCGCGGACATAGGCATAACACATCCCGGACGTGACGATGCCCAATTTGGTGTCGCGGATTTCCGTCTGGTTGATATCGAGTCGCTCAGCCAAGTCGGCCATATGCAGCATGCGATCTTCGATCACCATGTGCCGGCTAATCGCTTGCCGAGGCAGCAGGACGTATTTATCAAAATCGGGTTGAAACCCGGTGGCTCCGTTGCGCGATGGATCGGGGGACCCCAGCGTGACGCGACTTTGCGTATGGCAAACCCGCGTGGTGAGCCGCATCATGACCGGTGTGTCGTATTTTTCGCTCAGGTGCAAAGCGATCCCGACAAAGTCCTTCGCCTCCTGGCTGTTGGAGGGTTCGAGCATGGGCAGTTTGGCGGCGCGGGCGTAATGCCGACTGTCTTGTTCGTTTTGCGAACTGTGCGCCGAAGGGTCATCCCCAACGATGACCAGCATGCCGCCGTTGATGCCTGTGTACGAAGCGGAGAACAGCGGATCGGCGGCCACGTTCAACCCAACGTGTTTCATGGAGACCATTGAGCGGACGCCGGCAAATGCGGCTCCCAGCGCGGTCTCCAGCGCGACCTTTTCGTTCACCGACCACATGGCTTCCAGTGAGCCATAGGTCGAGGCGCTCTCCACGATTTCTGTAGCGGGGGTTCCGGGATACCCGGTGGCGACACGAACGCCACTTTCATAGGCGCCGCGCGCAACTGCTTGGTTGCCGGAAAGTAATAGTGGTTCCAAAGGGTTCGTCATGAACTACCGGTCCGTCAAAACAGGAGTTGTCGGGTCAATGGCATTGGCCGTTTCATCTCGTGCGAGCAAATCGGAGACCGTTTCAATTTTCGCGGAGGGATCAATGAACGGCATCATCCCGGTCAGAACGGCTGCAGCGCCGACTTCCACAAACTGCGTAATGCTCAAATCCCCCAACGCATGCATGGTTGCTTCCCAACGCACGGGTCGTTGGAGGAATTGGCCTAAATATCGGCGAACATCCACAGCGGTGTGCATGGGACTCGCTGTGTCGCAGTTCATTTGAGGAATAGTCGGATCGTCGATCGTAATCCTCGCCAGCGCTGTTTGGAGTTCGCGGTTCACATCGGCCAGCAACGGTGTGTGCATGGCCCGCGAACCGGCGATGCGTTGGGTTTTCTTTGCTGCCTGCTCTCCAGCTTTTTCCAAGGCAGCATCGACGCCGACGGCGCGGCCGGCAATCACAAATTGCTTCGGAGAGTTGCTGTTGGCAAGGTAAACATATTGTTCGTCGGCGCAGATCCGCGTCACAGTTTCCTCGTCCAGCCCGATGATCACACCCATCGCTTGTTCACCGTCGGGAATACGTTGTTCCAACAGATCTTCGACGGCTGTGACCATTTCTAAACCGGATTCGAAATCGATCGCTCCGGCGGCGTAAGCAGCGGCCCAGCTTCCCAGGCTGTGCCCGCAGACGAACTGCGGCTGTCGGCCTAAGCTGCGCAAGACATCAACATAGGCACAATTGATGACATAAATGACCTGTGCTTCGATTCGTGGCGGGACAAATTTTCGGCCACTACCGGAAAAGCACACCTCATGAATGTCATAACCTAGTTTCTGAGCAGCGAGCGTAATCAACTTATCGGCTGCGGGGGATTTGCCGATGATATCGGCTCCCATGCCAACGAACCGCGAGCCCAGTCCGGGGAAAAGCCAAGCGACCGGGTCGGCCGTGGAATGGGCTTTGACCGTTTCAGCTGTTTCGTCAATTGTTTTGCGTACGCCTACCGACATCAATTTCCTTGGTTGCCAATCGATACAGTGCGGTTTAATTCAGACGGCGCAACTTGAGGATTACCCTACCGAACTTAATTCCTCATCGACTGCCGACCTGTGCATACGACACAATTTGGCATCGCTTACACGATGCGAACCCTCACTGGGGATTTAGCGAATTGGTTATCCGAGTTACCACGATTGATCTTACGACCAGACCGGGCCAGAAACACCCGATTCGTGCTTCTTCAGGGAAAACTATCAACTAACTGCCTATGACCGATTGTTTCCAGCCCTGGGAGATGCGATCGCGGGAGGACCCAACGATAGTTTCCATTAGTGTGTAACTGCAGAATTGAAACGGTCGCAAAAATGATGAAGTCCCAATTCACCATACCGACCGAAACGCACAACTCTGTGCAGTTTACACAGACTCTTTACAGCTCATGGTAAGGTTCTACCGGGAAAATCGCAAACGAATAAGGGAGAACAGTGCTGTCCCAATGCAGAATGTTCGCATAACGTAAAACTTATGGGTTCACATATTGCTAGGATTTAAGTGCGTTAGGAAAAATGAGCGAACCTTGTCGTGGTATTCATGCTGTGCCACTTGAATG
Coding sequences within it:
- a CDS encoding tautomerase family protein, whose protein sequence is MPYVNIQITRGATREQKAELVKDTTDSLVRVLGKQPEHIHVVIQEIAEEDWGYAGLLTDEWKRQQSE
- the iorA gene encoding indolepyruvate ferredoxin oxidoreductase subunit alpha, yielding MTNPLEPLLLSGNQAVARGAYESGVRVATGYPGTPATEIVESASTYGSLEAMWSVNEKVALETALGAAFAGVRSMVSMKHVGLNVAADPLFSASYTGINGGMLVIVGDDPSAHSSQNEQDSRHYARAAKLPMLEPSNSQEAKDFVGIALHLSEKYDTPVMMRLTTRVCHTQSRVTLGSPDPSRNGATGFQPDFDKYVLLPRQAISRHMVIEDRMLHMADLAERLDINQTEIRDTKLGIVTSGMCYAYVREAFPEASVLKLGMTYPLPAESIRDFASKVDRLLVIEELDPFLEEHIRALGIEVEGKSWIPRVGELTPQRILASFAAGVPQPIENGDPEVPGRAPRICPGCQYLGIFSVVSKLGVTVAGDIGCYTLGSFAPWNGIDTVVCMGASIGTALGMEKALKNKGQGRILAVIGDGTLLHSGIPALMDVVYNKGQITILILDNSTTAMTGLQGHPGNGQGLQGRESQGIDIEKLCEAIGIEWIRVANPYDMDETEDILRDALEHPGPSVVISRAPCLLIERKAPVQQAFVTAEACTGCGECMKVGCLAVEKQVLDDNWVARINEDLCIGCTLCVQACPEDAIAPRSLTATPNLIELQPS
- a CDS encoding NAD-dependent protein deacylase → MPHQQTIDTIVRILRKSRSILFVTGAGMSADSGVPTYRGIGGLYEVESTEDGLPIEAILSGTMIRTNPLLTWKYLAAIASAAQGATINRGHAVIAEMERHFSRVWTLPQNVDGFHRAAGSRNVIEIHGNMRSLSCMGCTFRRNLDETAGLQIPPRCPACDDILRPDVVLFEEALPEESLRRLQRQLETGFSVVFSIGTSGLFPYIQEPIVAARRRGVPTIEINPDETIISSMVDYQLQLGAADALQQIWQRYTLAS
- a CDS encoding ankyrin repeat domain-containing protein, translated to MRWFYAVLMTAMIFITGCGGSAGGVNVWDAVEQNDAAAIRTYSNAGGDLDIRSFGGETPLFLALSLKHFESYKALLECGAGPNVIMSKQRVVTHWAAIEEDPKWLKLALEHGANPDLVNIGSGPPNKGTPFHFAISSSHIDNIKLLIEYGADINKPDRLDCPPVTVATLQNDFEVVLLLLESGADYKSARCGGRTFQEIMDERKLIKGKYFDRPEVQDQLRAIETWLEEHK
- a CDS encoding ACP S-malonyltransferase; this translates as MSVGVRKTIDETAETVKAHSTADPVAWLFPGLGSRFVGMGADIIGKSPAADKLITLAAQKLGYDIHEVCFSGSGRKFVPPRIEAQVIYVINCAYVDVLRSLGRQPQFVCGHSLGSWAAAYAAGAIDFESGLEMVTAVEDLLEQRIPDGEQAMGVIIGLDEETVTRICADEQYVYLANSNSPKQFVIAGRAVGVDAALEKAGEQAAKKTQRIAGSRAMHTPLLADVNRELQTALARITIDDPTIPQMNCDTASPMHTAVDVRRYLGQFLQRPVRWEATMHALGDLSITQFVEVGAAAVLTGMMPFIDPSAKIETVSDLLARDETANAIDPTTPVLTDR
- a CDS encoding indolepyruvate oxidoreductase subunit beta — encoded protein: MRSATLTTESSVMFTGVGGQGILLAGDVLAAVALQAGLDVKKSEIRGLSRRFGSVWCQVRIAEEVHSPVCGEGAIDFLVSLEMQEGLRRLPYLNNNGTALINRFWIDSNGTARSEPPPEFDELKYPNCLWLDGTETTHDAEQTRSLNFYMLGALSGILPFDESTWKAAIELVVQPRFLPANLDMFAAGSDAVLVHPAAPRKPK
- a CDS encoding type IV pilus twitching motility protein PilT, with the protein product MNEPHLSQHRETTAVLRNALAAAVEQGASDLHVVVGHPLTLRLNGRLQELPGPVLTDEIVAPALRDLCPPERWQLFEAEHNVDFALELNIAGQRGRFRVNYFVNGEHCGGCFRVIPTAIPSFQWAGFPVEVADRLTQIRNGLVLFSGVTGAGKTTSLAMIINLLMQGSGLRIITVEEPIEYVFPTRSGSLITQREVGRDVRSFADGLKYGLRQDPDVILVGEIRDKQTAQMALSAAETGHLVLSTLHTRDAKGAISRYTDFFPQNVQNEIRGQLSQSLQAVICQHLLPSSGGEKRELALEILYRNSPIASAIRSGKTDSIDRNILTGRADGMITFDESIKRLLHAGKIERDTAERFVTDTGMLAR